The following coding sequences lie in one Arthrobacter sp. SLBN-122 genomic window:
- a CDS encoding dihydrofolate reductase family protein translates to MPRIQYFVAASLDGFIATSTDDLGWLLQFDGFEGGAESYNGFMAGVGCIVMGGETYAWLMEHEPGKWPYTGTPSYVFTHHEYRAPDGADITFVRGDIQEFVTDFRRSARDRNIWVVGGGNLAAQFADAGLLDDIILSVIPVVLGSGKRLLPMKGPTPPLELAASSTLGMGIVELRYVMPGRTSPQP, encoded by the coding sequence ATGCCGCGCATCCAATACTTTGTGGCCGCGTCCCTGGACGGCTTCATCGCCACCTCCACCGACGACCTCGGCTGGCTCCTGCAGTTCGACGGATTCGAGGGCGGTGCCGAGAGTTACAACGGGTTCATGGCCGGTGTGGGCTGCATCGTCATGGGCGGGGAAACCTACGCCTGGCTCATGGAACATGAGCCCGGCAAGTGGCCCTACACCGGGACTCCCAGCTACGTCTTCACCCACCACGAATACCGCGCCCCGGACGGGGCGGACATCACGTTCGTCCGCGGCGACATCCAGGAATTCGTCACGGACTTCCGCCGGTCTGCCCGGGACCGGAACATCTGGGTGGTGGGCGGCGGCAACCTTGCGGCACAATTCGCGGACGCCGGGCTGCTGGACGACATCATCCTCTCCGTCATCCCGGTAGTGCTGGGCAGCGGGAAGCGGCTGCTTCCGATGAAAGGCCCGACGCCGCCGCTTGAGCTGGCGGCCTCCAGCACCCTGGGCATGGGGATCGTCGAGCTGCGCTACGTGATGCCCGGAAGGACAAGCCCGCAGCCCTGA
- a CDS encoding hotdog fold thioesterase, which yields MTDNFTPGAFAEELAAAGIPDHMHGWLGRFGVGALVVKMGIHFLEMSPERTVATMPVEGNTQVAGILHGGAHVVLAETLGSFAAGMHAGPGRHAVGIEVNATHHRSIAKGLVTGTCTAIHLGRTLATHEIVMTDGQGRRLSTARITNMLRDNAG from the coding sequence ATGACAGACAATTTCACGCCGGGTGCTTTCGCTGAAGAGCTCGCAGCCGCCGGAATTCCCGACCACATGCACGGCTGGCTGGGAAGGTTTGGCGTCGGCGCCCTGGTGGTCAAGATGGGCATCCATTTCCTGGAGATGAGCCCGGAACGCACCGTTGCCACCATGCCCGTGGAGGGGAACACGCAGGTGGCAGGAATCCTGCATGGCGGGGCGCATGTGGTGCTGGCGGAGACGTTGGGCTCGTTCGCTGCGGGAATGCATGCGGGCCCGGGCCGGCACGCCGTAGGCATTGAGGTCAACGCGACCCATCACCGGTCCATCGCAAAGGGCCTGGTCACGGGCACCTGCACGGCGATCCATCTGGGGCGCACGCTGGCCACCCATGAGATTGTCATGACCGACGGCCAGGGACGGCGCCTGTCAACGGCACGGATCACCAACATGCTCAGGGACAACGCCGGCTGA
- the polA gene encoding DNA polymerase I, which yields MAFRAFFALPADKFSTSNGQHTNAIHGFTSMLINLIKEQQPTHVAVAFDVSDESTHRKTEYSEYKGGRNETPREMSGQIDLIAQVMEAWGIKTIKMPGYEADDILATLAAMGEKAGFEVLLVSGDRDAFQLITDNVFVLYPRKGVSDIPRMDAAAIEAKYFVSPSRYSDLAALVGETADNLPGVPGVGPKTAAKWINQYGGLEGVLEHLDSIGGKVGDALRENVDAVKRNRRLNQLHTDLDLPVTLEDLYQPRPDQAAIEDLFDQLEFKAIRGRLFALYGDTDAPAAERESIETPDYTTPATAAELAAFLAAGAGQRTALAVDLVPGRIGEDAAALAIVRGDAAVYVDLAGQDAETENVLAAWLRDPEAPKAMHGFKAALKSLTARGLELEGVVDDTSISGYLIQPDRRTYELAELAQHHLNVGIPAATAKAGQLELSFYGDDTAAADALVQAAAVVLALSRYFEDELKERRAEELLSTLELPVSRVLSDMELAGIAIDMDKMDEQLADLARVIDQAQEQAFAAIGHEVNLGSPKQLQTVLFDELQLPKTKKIKSGYTTDAASLKNLLEKTGHEFLVQLMAHREAAKLRQMLESLKKSVAEDGRIHTTYAQNVAATGRISSNNPNLQNIPIRSEEGRRVRGIFVVSDGYECLLSADYSQIEMRIMAHLSGDAGLIQAYKDGEDLHRFVGSNIFHVPTDQVTSAMRSKVKAMSYGLAYGLTSFGLSKQLEISVDEARTLMKDYFDRFGAVRDYLRGVVDQARVDGYTATIEGRRRYLPDLTSTDRQLRENAERIALNSPIQGSAADIIKRAMLGVHAELRARGLKSRMLLQVHDELVLEVAAGERAAVEKLVTEQMAAAADLRVPLEVQIGVGPSWYDAGH from the coding sequence ATGGCGTTCCGCGCCTTCTTCGCCCTGCCGGCGGACAAGTTCTCCACCTCCAACGGCCAGCACACCAACGCCATCCATGGCTTCACCTCCATGCTGATCAACCTCATCAAGGAGCAGCAGCCCACCCACGTCGCTGTTGCGTTCGATGTCTCGGACGAATCCACCCACCGGAAGACCGAGTACAGCGAGTACAAGGGCGGCCGGAACGAAACGCCCCGCGAGATGAGCGGCCAGATCGACCTCATTGCCCAGGTCATGGAGGCCTGGGGCATCAAGACCATCAAGATGCCCGGCTACGAGGCCGATGACATCCTGGCCACCCTTGCCGCCATGGGTGAGAAGGCCGGATTCGAGGTCCTGCTGGTCTCCGGCGACCGGGACGCCTTCCAGCTGATCACCGACAACGTCTTCGTGCTCTACCCCCGGAAGGGCGTCAGCGACATCCCCCGGATGGATGCTGCCGCCATTGAAGCGAAGTACTTCGTCAGCCCGTCCCGCTACTCCGACCTTGCCGCCCTGGTGGGGGAGACCGCGGACAACCTTCCGGGCGTGCCGGGCGTCGGGCCCAAGACCGCGGCCAAATGGATCAACCAGTACGGGGGGCTGGAAGGCGTCCTGGAACACCTTGACTCCATCGGCGGCAAGGTGGGCGACGCCCTGCGGGAGAATGTCGACGCCGTGAAGCGCAACCGCCGCCTGAACCAGCTCCACACGGACCTGGACCTGCCCGTCACGCTGGAGGACCTCTACCAGCCGCGCCCCGACCAGGCCGCGATCGAAGATCTCTTCGACCAGCTGGAATTCAAGGCCATCCGCGGCCGGTTGTTTGCCCTCTACGGCGACACTGACGCTCCCGCCGCCGAACGCGAAAGCATCGAAACCCCGGACTACACTACTCCGGCCACTGCCGCAGAACTTGCCGCTTTCCTGGCCGCCGGTGCGGGCCAACGGACCGCCCTCGCCGTGGACCTCGTGCCCGGCCGCATCGGTGAAGACGCGGCCGCGCTGGCCATCGTGCGGGGCGACGCCGCAGTCTACGTCGACCTCGCCGGCCAGGACGCGGAGACCGAGAATGTGCTGGCCGCCTGGCTGCGCGATCCCGAAGCGCCCAAGGCGATGCACGGCTTCAAAGCTGCACTCAAGTCACTCACGGCCCGTGGCCTGGAGCTGGAGGGCGTGGTGGATGACACCTCCATCTCCGGCTACCTCATCCAGCCGGACCGCCGCACCTACGAACTCGCAGAACTCGCCCAGCATCATCTCAATGTGGGAATCCCTGCCGCCACTGCCAAAGCCGGGCAGCTGGAACTGTCCTTCTACGGCGATGACACCGCTGCCGCCGACGCCCTGGTCCAGGCCGCCGCGGTGGTGCTGGCACTGAGCCGCTACTTCGAGGACGAGCTCAAGGAACGCCGGGCGGAGGAGCTGCTGTCCACCCTCGAACTGCCGGTCAGCCGCGTCCTTTCGGACATGGAGCTCGCCGGCATCGCCATCGACATGGACAAAATGGACGAACAACTTGCCGACCTTGCGCGGGTCATTGACCAGGCGCAGGAACAGGCGTTCGCGGCCATCGGCCACGAAGTCAACCTGGGCTCGCCCAAGCAGCTCCAGACCGTCCTGTTCGATGAACTGCAGCTTCCCAAGACCAAGAAGATCAAGTCCGGCTACACCACGGATGCCGCTTCGCTGAAGAATCTTTTGGAAAAGACCGGGCACGAGTTCCTGGTCCAGCTCATGGCGCACCGGGAGGCCGCCAAGCTGCGGCAGATGCTCGAATCCCTGAAGAAGTCCGTGGCGGAAGACGGCCGGATCCACACCACCTATGCACAGAACGTGGCGGCCACGGGCCGGATTTCGTCCAACAACCCCAACCTGCAGAACATCCCCATCCGCAGCGAGGAGGGCCGCCGGGTCCGCGGTATCTTCGTGGTCAGCGATGGCTACGAATGCCTGTTGTCCGCCGACTACTCCCAGATCGAGATGCGCATCATGGCGCACCTCTCCGGGGACGCCGGCCTGATCCAGGCGTACAAGGACGGCGAGGACCTGCACCGCTTCGTCGGCTCCAACATCTTCCACGTCCCCACGGACCAGGTCACCAGCGCCATGCGCTCAAAGGTGAAGGCCATGTCCTACGGCCTTGCCTACGGATTGACCTCCTTCGGCCTTTCCAAGCAGCTGGAAATCTCCGTTGACGAGGCCCGCACCCTCATGAAGGACTACTTCGACCGATTCGGCGCCGTCCGTGACTACCTGCGGGGCGTGGTGGACCAGGCCCGGGTGGACGGCTATACGGCCACCATCGAGGGACGCCGCCGTTACCTTCCGGACCTCACCAGCACCGACCGCCAGCTGCGCGAGAACGCAGAGCGCATCGCCCTCAACAGCCCCATCCAGGGCTCCGCAGCGGACATCATCAAGCGCGCCATGCTGGGTGTCCACGCCGAACTGCGGGCCCGGGGCCTGAAATCCCGGATGCTGCTCCAGGTCCACGACGAACTGGTCCTGGAAGTTGCCGCCGGGGAGCGGGCCGCCGTGGAGAAGCTCGTCACCGAACAGATGGCCGCAGCTGCCGACCTGAGGGTGCCCCTGGAAGTCCAGATCGGTGTCGGGCCCAGCTGGTACGACGCCGGGCACTAG
- a CDS encoding GNAT family N-acetyltransferase has translation MGDLGGNYEIRRFPAVSQGRDGYAEAEAWARAVAFGFHDSTRTPEHVAHSMATYEADGRIFTGAYQTGTPAQHSLPAQVPVATFGTFRKTLNIGFGRMLEAQMVTAVTVRTSHRRRGLLRRMMTGDLHAAKDDGIAVAALTASEGSIYGRFGYGVASLERTVKVDTTARFNLRHQATGTVEVADPKVLLDVAPTVFARVHRHTPGSLGRQEWYRQLASGSLGRDGKEDPAIKAALHYGPDGRVDGYVSYKFAGWDATPATVEVVDLLAATDHAYLELWQYLAAIDLVERISWNEAPVDDPLAWALVDPRCIDASDSRDMLWLRILDVPQALSARHYPADGRLVLDVEDPLGLTAGTFALEVKGGQAAVEPVASREKADLVLDVSALSSIYLGGISPVTLKAAGKVCEATPGAAFKAQQMFAVERATHCLTHF, from the coding sequence ATGGGTGATCTGGGCGGAAACTATGAAATCCGGCGCTTTCCCGCTGTGTCCCAAGGCAGGGACGGCTATGCAGAAGCGGAGGCCTGGGCGCGTGCAGTTGCGTTCGGCTTCCATGATTCGACCCGCACTCCCGAGCATGTGGCGCATTCAATGGCCACCTATGAGGCAGATGGCAGGATCTTCACCGGCGCCTACCAGACGGGAACGCCGGCGCAGCACTCGCTCCCGGCCCAGGTTCCAGTGGCCACCTTCGGAACGTTCCGAAAGACCCTTAACATCGGTTTTGGCCGCATGCTTGAAGCCCAAATGGTAACCGCCGTTACTGTCAGGACCTCTCACCGCCGGCGAGGCCTGCTGCGCCGAATGATGACCGGGGACCTGCACGCAGCCAAGGATGACGGCATTGCGGTAGCCGCGCTCACCGCATCCGAGGGAAGCATCTACGGACGGTTCGGCTATGGCGTAGCCAGCCTGGAACGCACCGTCAAGGTGGACACGACGGCCCGGTTCAACCTGCGCCACCAGGCAACGGGGACCGTGGAGGTGGCGGATCCCAAAGTCCTGCTCGACGTTGCCCCCACAGTCTTCGCCCGGGTGCACCGCCACACCCCCGGATCCCTCGGCCGCCAGGAATGGTACCGGCAGCTGGCGTCGGGGTCGCTGGGCCGTGACGGTAAGGAAGACCCTGCCATCAAGGCAGCGCTCCACTACGGGCCGGACGGCAGGGTGGACGGGTATGTCTCCTACAAGTTCGCCGGCTGGGACGCCACGCCCGCCACCGTGGAGGTGGTGGACCTTCTGGCTGCCACGGATCACGCCTACCTTGAGCTCTGGCAGTATTTGGCTGCCATCGACCTTGTGGAACGCATTTCGTGGAATGAAGCGCCGGTGGATGATCCCTTGGCCTGGGCGCTGGTGGACCCACGCTGCATCGACGCCTCCGACAGCCGCGACATGCTGTGGCTCCGGATCCTCGACGTCCCGCAGGCCCTGTCGGCGCGGCACTACCCGGCCGACGGCCGGCTGGTCCTCGACGTGGAGGACCCGCTGGGCCTCACGGCAGGAACTTTCGCGTTGGAGGTCAAAGGCGGCCAGGCCGCCGTCGAACCTGTGGCCTCGAGGGAGAAGGCTGACCTGGTTCTGGACGTCTCGGCGCTGTCTTCGATCTACCTCGGCGGAATCAGCCCCGTAACGCTCAAGGCGGCAGGCAAGGTCTGCGAGGCAACTCCCGGCGCAGCGTTCAAGGCGCAGCAGATGTTCGCGGTGGAACGGGCAACACACTGCCTGACCCACTTCTGA
- the rpsA gene encoding 30S ribosomal protein S1, which translates to MTITSTEKPGTPVVAINDIGTAEDFLAAVDATIKYFNDGDLVEGTVVKVDRDEVLLDIGYKTEGVIPSRELSIKHDVDPGDVVSVGDQVEALVLTKEDKEGRLILSKKRAQYERAWGDIEKVKEEDGVVTGTVIEVVKGGLILDIGLRGFLPASLVEMRRVRDLAPYIGQQIEAKIIELDKNRNNVVLSRRAWLEQTQSEVRSTFLNKLEKGQVRPGVVSSIVNFGAFVDLGGVDGLVHVSELSWKHIDHPSEVVEVGQEVTVEVLEVDLDRERVSLSLKATQEDPWQTFARTHALGQVVPGKVTKLVPFGAFVRVEDGIEGLVHISELAVRHVELAEQVVSVGDELFVKVIDIDLERRRISLSLKQANEGVDADSTEFDPALYGMAAEYDEEGNYKYPEGFDPESNEWLEGYENQRAAWEQQYADAQTRWEAHKKQVAQHAADDAAAATSGDSDSGTTSYSSEPAATDTGAGTLASDEALAALREKLTGN; encoded by the coding sequence ATGACCATCACCTCCACCGAGAAGCCCGGTACCCCCGTAGTCGCGATTAACGACATCGGTACCGCTGAGGACTTCCTCGCAGCTGTCGACGCCACCATCAAGTACTTCAACGACGGAGATCTCGTCGAAGGTACCGTCGTCAAGGTCGACCGCGACGAAGTCCTGCTCGACATCGGTTACAAGACCGAAGGTGTCATCCCCTCCCGCGAGCTTTCCATCAAGCACGACGTTGACCCCGGGGACGTTGTCTCCGTTGGCGATCAGGTCGAAGCCCTGGTGCTCACCAAGGAAGACAAAGAAGGCCGTCTGATCCTCTCCAAGAAGCGCGCGCAGTACGAGCGTGCCTGGGGCGACATCGAGAAGGTCAAGGAAGAAGACGGTGTCGTCACCGGTACCGTCATCGAGGTTGTCAAGGGTGGTCTTATCCTCGACATCGGCCTGCGCGGCTTCCTGCCCGCATCCCTCGTCGAGATGCGCCGTGTGCGCGACCTGGCTCCGTACATCGGCCAGCAGATCGAAGCCAAGATCATCGAGCTGGACAAGAACCGCAACAACGTGGTCCTGTCCCGCCGTGCATGGCTCGAGCAGACCCAGTCCGAGGTCCGCTCCACCTTCCTCAACAAGCTGGAAAAGGGCCAGGTCCGTCCCGGCGTTGTTTCCTCTATCGTCAACTTCGGTGCATTCGTGGACCTGGGCGGCGTAGACGGCCTGGTTCACGTTTCCGAGCTGTCCTGGAAGCACATCGACCACCCGTCCGAGGTTGTCGAAGTTGGCCAGGAAGTCACCGTCGAGGTCCTCGAGGTCGACCTGGACCGCGAGCGCGTCTCCCTGTCGCTCAAGGCTACGCAGGAAGATCCGTGGCAGACCTTCGCCCGCACCCACGCCCTGGGCCAGGTTGTTCCGGGTAAGGTCACCAAGCTGGTTCCGTTCGGTGCGTTCGTCCGCGTCGAAGACGGCATCGAAGGCCTGGTCCACATCTCCGAACTGGCTGTCCGCCACGTGGAGCTGGCCGAGCAGGTTGTCTCCGTTGGCGACGAACTGTTCGTCAAGGTCATCGACATCGACCTGGAACGCCGCCGCATCTCGCTGTCCCTCAAGCAGGCCAACGAGGGCGTCGACGCCGACAGCACCGAATTCGACCCGGCTCTGTACGGCATGGCCGCAGAGTACGACGAAGAGGGCAACTACAAGTACCCCGAGGGCTTCGACCCCGAGTCGAACGAATGGCTCGAGGGCTACGAGAACCAGCGCGCCGCTTGGGAGCAGCAGTACGCTGACGCCCAGACCCGTTGGGAAGCCCACAAGAAGCAGGTTGCCCAGCACGCTGCCGACGACGCTGCAGCTGCAACGTCCGGCGACAGCGACTCCGGCACCACCAGCTACTCCTCCGAGCCTGCTGCCACCGACACCGGTGCCGGCACCCTGGCTTCGGACGAGGCACTTGCTGCCCTGCGCGAGAAGCTGACCGGCAACTAA
- a CDS encoding GNAT family N-acetyltransferase has product MNPAPDVTLVDVDEGVADQLLQLAKRDASPDEVAPPLGGPGWNLERTAWFYSYHHAAAGGLDGPAAEKSWAVFSGGWIAGSVRLKRDTSAGIPSAETGIWLGRSFRSRGIGGAALHLVLEEARRAGISRVTARTLAGNAGARRLLASAGAQLMLDDDGTVHAVVEL; this is encoded by the coding sequence ATGAACCCCGCACCTGACGTGACCCTGGTGGACGTGGATGAAGGCGTGGCGGACCAGCTGCTCCAGCTGGCCAAACGCGACGCCTCCCCGGATGAGGTGGCGCCCCCGCTGGGCGGCCCCGGCTGGAACCTGGAGCGCACCGCCTGGTTCTACAGCTACCATCATGCTGCCGCCGGCGGGCTGGATGGACCCGCCGCGGAAAAATCCTGGGCCGTCTTCAGCGGCGGCTGGATTGCCGGCTCGGTGCGCCTCAAGCGCGACACCAGTGCGGGCATCCCCTCAGCCGAAACGGGTATTTGGCTCGGCCGGAGCTTCCGTTCACGCGGCATCGGAGGTGCCGCCCTGCATCTGGTGCTGGAAGAGGCCCGCAGGGCCGGCATATCCCGGGTGACCGCCCGCACTTTGGCCGGCAATGCCGGCGCCCGGCGCCTTCTCGCCTCAGCCGGCGCCCAGCTCATGCTCGACGACGACGGGACCGTCCACGCCGTCGTCGAACTTTGA
- a CDS encoding IMPACT family protein, whose amino-acid sequence MQEQDSRATSFTTLAAGGDFRHELDIKRSRFITVLRRTGTEDAARDLVAGLRREFHDARHHCSAFVIGPDRSIQRSSDDGEPGGTAGIPMLEALLKRETAPGVSDLSDISAVVVRYFGGVLLGAGGLVRAYSESVSAALELAPLVRRSRLRICSAAVPHAAAGRLENDLRAAGTVMAETSYHDRYTVLRIAVPDHADAIAAASDRILQLTAGSARLTADGTEWVDEPRT is encoded by the coding sequence ATGCAAGAGCAAGACAGCCGGGCAACCTCGTTCACCACACTGGCGGCCGGCGGGGACTTCCGGCACGAACTCGACATCAAGCGCTCCCGGTTCATCACCGTCCTGCGCAGGACCGGCACCGAGGACGCGGCCCGGGACCTGGTGGCCGGCCTCCGCCGCGAGTTCCACGATGCCCGCCATCACTGCTCGGCGTTCGTCATCGGGCCGGACCGCAGCATCCAGCGTTCCAGCGATGACGGTGAACCCGGCGGGACCGCCGGCATCCCCATGCTCGAAGCCCTGCTGAAGCGGGAAACGGCGCCCGGGGTGAGCGACCTCAGTGACATCAGTGCCGTCGTCGTGCGTTATTTCGGCGGCGTCCTGCTCGGCGCCGGAGGCCTGGTCCGGGCCTATTCCGAGTCGGTCTCCGCAGCACTGGAGCTGGCACCCCTGGTGCGCCGCAGCAGGCTCCGGATCTGTTCCGCCGCCGTACCGCACGCGGCCGCGGGCCGGCTGGAGAACGATCTGCGGGCCGCCGGCACTGTCATGGCGGAAACCAGTTACCACGACCGGTACACCGTGCTGCGCATTGCCGTGCCGGACCATGCCGACGCGATTGCCGCCGCAAGCGACCGCATCCTGCAGCTGACGGCGGGCTCCGCTAGGCTCACTGCCGATGGAACGGAATGGGTGGATGAACCCCGCACCTGA
- the coaE gene encoding dephospho-CoA kinase, whose product MLKIGLTGGIASGKSVVAARLRERGAVLVDADALAREVVEPGTEGLHRIVEEFGADMLDGGGRLDRARLGAAVFGNQERLAALNAIVHPLVRARAAAITAAAPEDGIVVQDIPLLVETGQGSAFHLVLVVDAPEDVRLQRMQELRGMTAEAARSRMAAQATREARLAAADVVLDNSGTVQQLLDQVDRLWGGRLVPFARNLAAGTRAPRKGGPVLEPYRPVWAQQATRIAARLAASAPGLILAVDHIGSTSVPGLAAKDVIDLQVAVPDLEAAARIAPLLAAAGFPAVRGIESDTPKPSAADQSEWLKRFHANADPCRPVNVHVRAAGSAGWRYALMFRDWLRNDPSALRLYAAHKAGLAARFAGADTTSGYAEAKEPWFTGVAWPRMSAWAEATGWVPPSYAS is encoded by the coding sequence GTGCTGAAAATTGGACTGACGGGCGGGATCGCATCAGGGAAATCGGTGGTGGCAGCGCGGCTGCGGGAACGCGGTGCCGTGCTGGTGGACGCGGATGCCCTGGCACGGGAAGTGGTTGAGCCGGGAACCGAAGGGCTGCACCGGATTGTGGAGGAGTTTGGCGCGGACATGCTCGACGGCGGCGGGCGGCTTGACCGGGCACGGCTCGGCGCGGCGGTGTTCGGCAACCAGGAGCGGCTGGCTGCGCTGAACGCCATCGTCCACCCCCTGGTCCGTGCCCGCGCCGCAGCCATCACGGCAGCGGCGCCGGAGGACGGGATCGTGGTCCAGGACATCCCCCTGCTGGTGGAGACGGGGCAGGGGAGTGCCTTCCACCTGGTGCTGGTGGTGGACGCCCCGGAGGACGTGCGGCTGCAGCGCATGCAGGAGTTGCGCGGCATGACAGCGGAAGCGGCACGTTCACGGATGGCCGCGCAGGCCACGCGCGAGGCGCGGCTGGCCGCTGCCGACGTCGTCCTGGACAACTCAGGGACGGTGCAGCAGCTGCTTGACCAGGTGGACAGGCTTTGGGGCGGGCGGCTGGTGCCTTTTGCCCGCAACCTCGCGGCGGGGACCCGCGCCCCGCGGAAAGGGGGACCGGTGCTGGAGCCGTACCGGCCGGTATGGGCGCAGCAGGCCACGAGGATTGCGGCCCGGCTGGCGGCGTCCGCACCCGGACTCATCCTGGCCGTGGACCACATCGGCTCCACCTCCGTTCCCGGCCTGGCCGCCAAGGATGTGATCGACCTGCAGGTTGCGGTGCCGGACCTGGAGGCAGCGGCCAGGATCGCTCCGCTCCTGGCTGCTGCCGGTTTCCCGGCGGTGCGGGGGATCGAATCCGACACCCCGAAGCCCAGCGCTGCCGATCAGTCCGAATGGCTGAAGCGGTTCCACGCCAACGCCGACCCCTGCCGTCCCGTGAACGTGCATGTCCGGGCGGCCGGCTCGGCCGGATGGCGTTATGCCCTGATGTTCCGGGACTGGCTGCGGAACGATCCCTCCGCGCTCAGGCTTTACGCGGCACACAAGGCCGGGCTGGCAGCGCGCTTTGCCGGCGCGGACACCACCAGCGGATACGCAGAAGCCAAGGAACCCTGGTTCACGGGCGTGGCATGGCCGCGGATGTCCGCCTGGGCGGAGGCAACCGGGTGGGTGCCGCCGTCGTACGCCTCCTGA